The proteins below come from a single Drosophila suzukii chromosome X, CBGP_Dsuzu_IsoJpt1.0, whole genome shotgun sequence genomic window:
- the whe gene encoding proline-rich proteoglycan 2 gives MRIFFLVTLLAMVALVAVQGRRPPGGQGPPQGSGGQGPPQGPPQGPPQGPPQGPPQGPPQGPPQGPPQGPPQGGNSSSSQESSQESSQESSSESSSESSA, from the coding sequence TGCTCGCCATGGTGGCGCTGGTTGCTGTCCAGGGACGTCGTCCTCCGGGAGGTCAGGGCCCTCCTCAGGGTTCGGGAGGTCAAGGACCACCGCAGGGACCTCCCCAAGGACCTCCCCAGGGACCGCCCCAGGGACCTCCCCAGGGACCTCCCCAAGGACCTCCCCAAGGACCACCTCAGGGACCTCCTCAGGGCGGCAACTCATCCTCCTCCCAGGAGTCGTCCCAGGAGTCGTCCCAGGAAAGCTCCAGCGAGTCTTCTAGCGAGTCGTCTGCCTAG